In a genomic window of Streptomyces pristinaespiralis:
- a CDS encoding TetR/AcrR family transcriptional regulator, which yields MSKPSARTRLADAAFALFDERGYEQTTVDDIAERAGVGRTTFFRHYRSKEAVIFPDHDRLLELIRDRLATSSHSTALVAVSDAVRLVLLHYIDEGDLARRRYALTSKVSTLRDREIASVARYQRLFREFIAEWMGDPTKSASLRAELMAASVVSAHNHVLRRWLRGEASDPVAEVDEAMREVLALFPAPGSPSESGRGTTVFAFRTGQDIDALVPELRRLVEGEHGR from the coding sequence ATGAGCAAGCCTTCCGCGCGGACTCGACTCGCAGACGCCGCATTCGCCCTCTTCGACGAGCGTGGATATGAGCAGACCACCGTCGATGACATCGCCGAACGGGCCGGAGTGGGGCGTACGACGTTCTTCCGCCACTACCGGTCCAAGGAAGCCGTCATCTTCCCCGACCACGACCGGCTGCTGGAACTGATCAGGGACCGGTTGGCGACCTCCAGCCACAGCACCGCCCTGGTCGCCGTGTCCGACGCGGTCCGCCTCGTGCTGCTCCACTACATCGACGAAGGTGATCTCGCACGTCGGCGGTACGCGCTCACGAGCAAGGTGTCCACATTGCGCGACCGGGAGATCGCCAGCGTGGCCAGATACCAGCGGTTGTTTCGCGAATTCATCGCGGAATGGATGGGTGACCCGACGAAGTCGGCGTCGCTGCGGGCCGAACTCATGGCCGCGTCAGTAGTCTCAGCCCACAACCACGTACTGCGCCGATGGCTGCGAGGAGAGGCCTCGGACCCGGTCGCAGAGGTCGACGAAGCGATGCGCGAGGTACTCGCCCTGTTTCCGGCACCCGGCTCCCCGTCGGAGAGCGGGCGCGGCACCACCGTCTTCGCCTTCCGCACCGGGCAGGACATCGACGCCCTGGTCCCGGAGCTACGGCGCTTGGTCGAGGGCGAGCACGGGAGGTGA
- a CDS encoding beta-glucosidase family protein — MGTDWERAGELLREMTLEEKAMQLASVVPLALLGPRGPLRGQLDQLLGHGIGHVAGIGLLGHKLPEEIARSVNAIQRYLVTETRLKIPAIFHNEALNGLVAPGFTAFPTPIALAATWDTEAVRQMADVMRRQMRAVGMLQALAPVIDVARDARWGRMTETYGEDPYLVAALGVAFTRGMQGNDLREGVIACAKHFIGYAQTEAGQNMASVAVGPRELYDVYGRPFEAAIRVAGLAGVMATYSEFEGEPVHTSRAVLTDLLRDRMGFSGTVLSDYNGIGWAQTRQHVATSEEEVGAMGVAAGMDVEAPSPYGYGKTLVRAVENGLLPLEQLDVSVRRVLRDKFALGLFDKPYVAEDPVEIRSRAGEGDELSRRLSDAAVTLLKNDAGLLPLDRSLQRVAVIGPHADSVMVGFPQYSYPAGVAMIRVAAELGFFPMPGVGELPKEGFASLTTELERAQGDLEIYARANYPAVSLAEAVRRLLPEAEVTAVAGAGVLPSQPTDIPAAVAAAVEADLVILYIGGKAGWYGDDLTEKEGGDTANIDLPEQQVELVNAVLDAGKPTVAVVAMARPQSLAPVIDRLPAVLTCYYGGPHQGAALADALFGITNPSGKLPVTIPRHVGQVPIHHGQRWGSGYRRTEADIHKGYLDMPSTPLYPFGHGLSYTTFDYGPLRLDTDDVDTGGEIHLSVSVTNTGDRAGTEIVQLYAADTAIGVTLPAQQLAGFARVELGPGQSKKVEFVLPLSVLAYTGAEGEVVMEPGPIEFSVGSSSDDIRSRARVAVTGRSCVVAAEQRSWFSAATVTD, encoded by the coding sequence TGGACCAGCTGCTCGGGCACGGCATCGGTCACGTCGCCGGGATCGGCCTCCTGGGCCACAAGCTGCCTGAGGAGATCGCCAGAAGCGTCAATGCGATTCAGCGCTATCTCGTCACCGAGACGCGCTTGAAGATCCCGGCGATCTTCCACAACGAGGCACTGAACGGCTTGGTCGCCCCCGGGTTCACCGCCTTCCCGACCCCCATCGCCCTGGCCGCGACCTGGGACACCGAGGCCGTGCGGCAGATGGCTGACGTCATGCGGCGCCAAATGCGCGCAGTCGGCATGCTCCAAGCCCTCGCACCGGTCATCGACGTCGCGCGAGACGCCCGGTGGGGGCGAATGACGGAGACTTACGGCGAGGATCCGTACCTGGTGGCTGCCCTGGGTGTTGCCTTCACTCGGGGAATGCAGGGGAACGACCTGCGTGAAGGTGTGATCGCGTGTGCCAAGCACTTCATCGGCTACGCGCAGACCGAGGCCGGCCAGAACATGGCCTCGGTCGCGGTCGGCCCTCGGGAGCTGTACGACGTGTACGGCCGCCCCTTCGAGGCCGCGATCCGGGTCGCCGGCCTCGCCGGGGTCATGGCTACGTATTCGGAGTTCGAGGGTGAGCCGGTGCACACCAGCCGCGCCGTACTGACAGACCTGCTGCGCGACCGAATGGGGTTCAGCGGCACGGTTCTCTCCGACTACAACGGCATCGGCTGGGCCCAGACCCGCCAGCATGTCGCCACCAGTGAGGAGGAGGTCGGTGCGATGGGCGTTGCGGCGGGTATGGACGTCGAGGCGCCCTCGCCGTACGGCTACGGCAAGACCCTCGTCCGGGCGGTCGAGAACGGCCTGCTGCCGCTGGAACAGCTGGACGTGTCGGTGCGGCGCGTGCTGCGCGACAAGTTCGCGCTTGGGCTGTTCGACAAACCGTACGTCGCAGAGGATCCGGTCGAGATCCGCTCCCGCGCCGGCGAGGGCGACGAGCTGTCACGTCGGCTCTCCGACGCGGCGGTGACGCTGTTGAAGAACGACGCCGGCTTGTTGCCCCTGGACCGCAGTTTGCAGAGGGTGGCGGTGATCGGGCCGCACGCCGACAGCGTCATGGTCGGCTTCCCGCAGTACAGCTACCCGGCCGGGGTCGCGATGATCCGCGTCGCGGCCGAGCTCGGATTCTTCCCCATGCCGGGAGTGGGCGAGCTTCCGAAGGAGGGCTTCGCGTCCCTGACCACCGAACTGGAACGCGCGCAGGGAGATCTGGAGATCTACGCTCGCGCCAACTATCCCGCGGTCTCCCTCGCCGAGGCTGTCAGACGCCTGCTGCCCGAAGCCGAGGTCACCGCGGTGGCCGGCGCAGGCGTGCTGCCTTCCCAGCCGACCGACATCCCCGCTGCCGTTGCCGCGGCCGTCGAGGCCGACCTGGTCATCCTTTACATCGGCGGCAAGGCCGGCTGGTACGGCGACGACCTCACCGAGAAGGAAGGCGGCGACACCGCGAACATCGACCTGCCCGAACAGCAGGTGGAACTCGTGAACGCGGTGCTCGACGCCGGCAAGCCGACCGTAGCTGTGGTCGCCATGGCCCGACCGCAGAGCCTGGCACCGGTTATCGACCGCCTGCCCGCAGTCCTGACCTGCTACTACGGGGGCCCGCACCAGGGCGCCGCCCTCGCGGACGCCCTCTTCGGCATCACCAACCCGTCGGGCAAGCTCCCTGTCACGATCCCCCGGCACGTCGGCCAGGTACCCATCCACCACGGGCAGCGGTGGGGTAGCGGATACCGGCGCACCGAAGCCGACATCCACAAGGGCTACCTCGACATGCCCTCCACCCCGCTCTACCCGTTCGGCCACGGTCTCAGTTACACGACCTTCGACTACGGGCCCCTCCGACTCGACACCGACGACGTCGACACCGGCGGCGAGATCCACCTCTCCGTCAGCGTCACCAACACCGGCGATCGGGCGGGGACCGAGATCGTCCAGCTCTACGCGGCAGACACCGCAATCGGCGTCACGCTCCCCGCTCAGCAGCTCGCAGGGTTCGCCCGGGTCGAACTCGGACCCGGGCAGTCGAAAAAGGTCGAGTTTGTCCTTCCGCTGAGTGTGCTGGCCTACACCGGCGCTGAAGGCGAAGTCGTGATGGAACCGGGCCCGATCGAGTTCAGCGTCGGCAGCAGCTCCGATGACATCCGTTCGCGGGCGAGGGTTGCCGTAACCGGGCGGTCCTGTGTTGTCGCCGCCGAGCAGCGCTCGTGGTTCTCCGCCGCCACCGTCACCGACTAG
- a CDS encoding acyl-CoA mutase large subunit family protein: MDSVTHSESGLPIQRLYDGWALTAFDADVKLGAPGKFPFTRGVYPSMYTGRPWTMRQYAGFGTAKESNERYHELVNAGTGGLSVAFDLPTQMGYDSDEAVAQGEVGKVGVAIDSIEDMRALFQGLPLDQVSTSMTINAPASTLLLLYQLVAAEQGIQGDQLTGTVQNDVLKEYIARGTYIFPPKQSLRLISDTFAYCHQELPRWNTISISGYHMAEAGATPAQEIAFTLANAKEYVRAAIAAGLDVDDFAPRLSFFFVARTTLLEEIAKFRAARRIWARIMREEFGAKNPKSQMLRFHTQTAGVQLTAQQPEVNLVRVALQGLGAVLGGTQSLHTNSYDEAIALPTQKAARLALRTQQVLAYETDVTKTVDPFAGSYVMESMTDDLEAAALDLVQAVEDRGGAVAAIEQGFQKSEIEKSAYRIALEIDGRERTVVGVNKYVLNEEEPYEPLRVDPQIENDQCERLAALRRERDNDAVKRALDSLRSAAQGADNVLPPMREALRLRATVGEVSHALRDVWGIYVPHDSV; this comes from the coding sequence GTGGATTCCGTTACGCATAGTGAGTCCGGCTTGCCGATCCAGCGGCTCTACGACGGCTGGGCGCTGACGGCTTTCGACGCGGACGTCAAGCTGGGTGCGCCGGGGAAGTTCCCGTTCACGCGGGGCGTCTACCCGTCGATGTACACCGGCCGGCCGTGGACGATGAGGCAGTACGCCGGGTTCGGTACGGCGAAGGAGTCCAACGAGCGCTACCACGAGCTGGTGAACGCGGGCACCGGTGGTCTGAGCGTCGCGTTCGACCTGCCGACGCAGATGGGCTACGACTCCGACGAGGCCGTCGCGCAGGGCGAGGTTGGAAAGGTCGGCGTCGCGATCGACTCGATCGAGGACATGAGGGCACTCTTCCAGGGCCTACCCCTGGATCAGGTGTCCACCTCGATGACGATCAACGCCCCGGCTTCGACGCTCCTCCTGCTGTATCAACTGGTCGCGGCCGAGCAGGGCATCCAAGGCGACCAGTTGACCGGCACGGTCCAGAACGACGTGCTCAAGGAGTACATCGCCCGCGGCACCTACATCTTCCCGCCCAAGCAATCCCTGCGGTTGATCAGCGACACCTTCGCCTACTGTCACCAGGAACTTCCCCGCTGGAACACGATTTCCATCTCCGGCTACCACATGGCCGAGGCCGGGGCGACGCCTGCGCAGGAAATTGCCTTCACCCTCGCCAACGCGAAGGAGTACGTGCGCGCGGCCATCGCCGCCGGCCTCGACGTCGACGACTTTGCCCCCCGCCTGTCGTTCTTCTTCGTCGCCCGGACCACGCTGCTGGAGGAGATAGCGAAGTTCCGTGCGGCACGCCGCATCTGGGCCCGCATCATGCGGGAGGAATTCGGCGCCAAGAACCCGAAGTCCCAGATGCTCCGCTTCCATACCCAGACCGCCGGCGTACAGCTGACGGCACAGCAGCCCGAGGTCAACCTCGTCCGTGTCGCTCTGCAGGGCTTGGGCGCAGTCCTCGGCGGAACGCAGTCCCTGCACACCAACTCCTACGACGAGGCTATCGCCCTGCCGACCCAGAAGGCAGCTCGGCTGGCTCTCCGTACTCAGCAAGTCCTCGCCTACGAGACCGACGTGACCAAGACCGTGGATCCCTTCGCTGGTTCCTACGTCATGGAGTCGATGACCGACGACCTCGAAGCGGCGGCGCTGGACCTGGTCCAGGCCGTCGAAGACCGCGGGGGTGCAGTCGCAGCGATCGAACAGGGCTTCCAGAAGTCCGAGATCGAGAAGTCCGCGTATCGGATCGCCCTGGAGATCGATGGTAGGGAACGCACCGTCGTCGGTGTCAACAAGTACGTCCTGAACGAAGAAGAACCCTACGAACCGCTGCGCGTGGACCCCCAGATCGAGAACGATCAGTGCGAACGCCTGGCGGCGCTGCGCAGGGAGCGTGACAACGACGCTGTCAAGCGAGCCCTCGACTCCCTGCGGTCCGCTGCACAAGGCGCTGACAATGTCCTGCCGCCGATGCGCGAGGCCCTGCGACTGCGAGCCACCGTCGGCGAAGTTTCGCACGCCCTGCGCGACGTCTGGGGCATCTACGTCCCGCACGACTCCGTCTGA
- a CDS encoding acyl-CoA carboxylase subunit beta — translation MSAVPTKLYETDFHTTAGKIADLQRRIEEATHAGSARAVEKQHAKGKLTARERIELLLDEDSFVELDEFARHRSTNFGLEKTRPYGDGVVTGYGTVDGRPVAVFSQDFTVFGGALGEVFGQKIIKVMDFALKTGCPVIGINDSGGARIQEGVSALGMYGEIFRRNTHASGVIPQISLVVGPCAGGAVYSPAITDFTVMVDQTSHMFITGPDVIKTVTGEDVGFEELGGARTHNTTSGVAHHMSGNEKDAIEYVKSLLSYLPSNNLSEPPSFPEEADTAVSEEDRELDTLIPDSANQPYDIRTVIEHVLDEGEFLETQALFAPNIVTGFGRVEGFPVGIVANQPMQFAGCLDINASEKAARFVRTCDAFNVPVLTFVDVPGFLPGVDQEYGGIIRRGAKLIYAYAEATVPLITVITRKAFGGAYDVMGSKHLGADLNLAWPTAQIAVMGAQGAVNILHRRTIAAEAPEHQEATRARLIQEYEDALLNPYTAAERGYIDAVIMPSETRAQIVKGLRQLRTKRESLPPKKHGNIPL, via the coding sequence GTGAGCGCTGTACCGACGAAGCTGTACGAGACCGACTTTCATACGACCGCGGGAAAGATCGCGGATCTTCAGCGCCGTATCGAAGAGGCGACGCATGCCGGCTCCGCTCGCGCGGTGGAAAAGCAGCATGCGAAGGGCAAGTTGACCGCCCGGGAGCGGATCGAGCTGTTGCTGGACGAGGACTCGTTCGTGGAGCTCGACGAGTTCGCCCGCCACCGCTCGACCAACTTCGGGCTGGAGAAGACACGGCCGTACGGGGACGGTGTCGTCACCGGTTACGGCACGGTCGACGGCCGCCCCGTCGCGGTCTTCTCGCAGGACTTCACCGTCTTCGGCGGTGCTCTCGGCGAGGTGTTCGGACAGAAGATCATCAAGGTGATGGACTTCGCGCTGAAGACCGGCTGCCCGGTCATCGGCATCAACGACTCCGGCGGCGCCCGCATCCAGGAGGGTGTCAGCGCGCTGGGCATGTACGGCGAGATCTTCCGCCGCAACACCCACGCCTCCGGCGTCATCCCCCAGATCTCGCTGGTCGTCGGCCCCTGCGCCGGCGGCGCGGTCTACTCGCCGGCGATCACCGACTTCACGGTGATGGTCGACCAGACCTCGCACATGTTCATCACCGGCCCCGACGTCATCAAGACCGTCACCGGCGAGGACGTCGGCTTCGAGGAGCTGGGCGGCGCCCGTACCCACAACACCACCTCCGGTGTCGCGCACCACATGTCGGGCAACGAAAAGGACGCGATCGAGTACGTCAAGTCCCTTCTGTCGTACCTGCCGTCCAACAACCTGTCCGAGCCGCCGTCCTTCCCGGAGGAGGCGGACACCGCGGTCAGCGAGGAGGACCGCGAGCTGGACACGCTCATCCCCGACTCGGCGAACCAGCCGTACGACATCCGCACCGTGATCGAGCACGTCCTCGACGAGGGCGAGTTCCTGGAGACCCAGGCGCTGTTCGCGCCGAACATCGTCACCGGCTTCGGCCGGGTCGAGGGCTTCCCGGTCGGCATCGTCGCCAACCAGCCGATGCAGTTCGCCGGCTGCCTGGACATCAACGCCTCCGAGAAGGCCGCGCGATTCGTGCGCACCTGCGACGCGTTCAACGTGCCCGTGCTGACCTTCGTCGACGTGCCCGGCTTCCTGCCCGGCGTGGACCAGGAGTACGGCGGCATCATCCGCCGCGGCGCCAAGCTGATCTACGCGTACGCGGAGGCCACGGTCCCGCTGATCACCGTCATCACCCGTAAGGCGTTCGGCGGCGCGTACGACGTCATGGGCTCCAAGCACCTGGGCGCCGACCTCAACCTGGCGTGGCCCACCGCCCAGATCGCCGTCATGGGCGCGCAGGGCGCGGTGAACATCCTGCACCGCCGCACCATCGCCGCCGAGGCCCCGGAGCACCAGGAGGCCACCCGCGCCCGGCTGATCCAGGAGTACGAGGACGCCCTGCTCAACCCGTACACGGCCGCAGAACGCGGCTACATCGACGCCGTGATCATGCCGTCCGAGACCCGGGCACAGATCGTCAAGGGCCTGCGCCAGCTGCGCACCAAGCGGGAAAGTCTGCCGCCCAAGAAGCACGGCAACATCCCGCTCTAG